The following coding sequences are from one Leptolyngbya sp. NIES-3755 window:
- a CDS encoding putative dTDP-glucose 4,6-dehydratase (similar to AA sequence:cyanobase_aa:LBDG_57720) encodes MCALPCSLSGTKVLVTGASGFIGHPLCQRLHQHQAQVFGVSRFPRESTGAIRWMQADVASLEEMQRIITQVKPDLLFHLAADVSASRGLEAVRSTLQGNLVSTVNLLTLMAEMGGRVVLAGSLEEPDQGEFSIASSPYAAAKWASTIYAQMFQQLYQLSIVRARLFMVYGPGQMNFKKLIPYVTLALLDGEAPQLSSGQRLIDWIYIDDVVDGLIAAAQSSEDGLFEVGSGTLTSITEVVRHLNQMINPNIQPIFGALSDRPMEQVRVANLEDSMSKLNWRPKVSLEEGLARTVEWYRHYHQATLRSCA; translated from the coding sequence ATGTGTGCTCTACCCTGTTCTCTTTCAGGTACGAAAGTTTTAGTGACCGGAGCGAGTGGTTTTATTGGTCATCCTCTCTGTCAGCGACTTCATCAGCATCAAGCCCAAGTCTTCGGAGTGTCACGGTTTCCACGGGAATCGACTGGCGCAATTCGATGGATGCAGGCAGATGTCGCAAGCTTAGAAGAGATGCAGCGAATTATCACTCAAGTGAAGCCTGATCTTCTCTTTCATTTGGCTGCGGATGTGTCTGCGTCTCGCGGTTTAGAGGCAGTTCGATCGACGTTACAAGGCAATTTGGTCAGTACGGTTAATTTGCTGACTCTGATGGCTGAGATGGGTGGGCGAGTGGTTTTAGCGGGATCGCTCGAAGAACCGGATCAAGGGGAATTCTCGATCGCGTCTTCTCCGTATGCGGCAGCAAAATGGGCAAGTACGATCTATGCTCAAATGTTTCAACAGTTGTATCAATTGTCGATCGTGAGAGCACGATTGTTCATGGTATACGGTCCGGGACAGATGAACTTTAAGAAGTTGATCCCTTACGTGACATTGGCATTGTTAGATGGGGAAGCGCCTCAGTTATCGAGTGGACAGCGGTTGATTGATTGGATTTACATCGATGATGTGGTCGATGGATTGATTGCGGCGGCACAATCTTCAGAAGATGGATTGTTTGAAGTTGGTTCTGGAACACTTACTTCGATTACTGAAGTCGTGCGTCACCTGAATCAAATGATCAATCCGAACATTCAACCGATATTTGGAGCATTGTCCGATCGACCCATGGAACAAGTCAGAGTCGCCAACCTTGAGGATTCGATGTCAAAGCTCAACTGGAGACCCAAGGTTTCTCTAGAGGAAGGATTGGCGCGAACGGTCGAATGGTATAGGCATTACCATCAAGCTACGCTGCGATCGTGTGCTTAA
- a CDS encoding protein kinase (similar to AA sequence:cyanobase_aa:LBDG_49030) encodes MAEFTADPNRILFDLQQVNEIAQGFSGCLAPEEIARSVTSGLVEKFSGAMARLWLLEPDQTVLKLVASSGLSTRIDGKFGRVPLGAYKVGKIALNRVSFLSNNLPAESWVGDRAWAIENNISGFAGYPLVANDRVLGVLVMFSCNPLEPAFLEVLQTLCTIVTISLDTAIKSQQQQSSTLQPRFSEWMLSDQLVSVLKQARFTLVGTEKPLSPSIVYGFLKVAEMLETLNCTYGKLMYGDDFVSLDAIVPMIDSLDEFKRLCDRMFPTALQIQLNPDRNVIQILLKVSIVESSVLSDREIEILRLLTQGFRDRDIADQLIISESTVKFHLNNVMSKLKARTRYQAIYSAIVQGWI; translated from the coding sequence ATGGCTGAGTTTACCGCCGATCCGAATCGAATTTTATTTGATCTCCAGCAGGTCAATGAGATTGCTCAAGGCTTTTCGGGCTGTCTTGCGCCAGAAGAGATTGCGCGATCGGTGACTTCTGGATTAGTGGAGAAATTTTCGGGTGCAATGGCACGATTGTGGCTATTAGAACCGGATCAAACGGTGCTGAAATTGGTGGCATCTTCGGGCTTATCGACTCGAATCGATGGCAAATTTGGACGAGTGCCACTGGGTGCTTACAAAGTTGGGAAAATTGCGCTGAATCGGGTGTCGTTTTTGAGTAATAATTTGCCTGCGGAATCGTGGGTGGGCGATCGAGCATGGGCGATCGAGAATAATATTTCTGGCTTTGCGGGCTATCCCTTAGTTGCGAACGATCGCGTTTTGGGGGTGTTAGTGATGTTTAGCTGCAACCCTTTAGAACCTGCTTTTCTTGAAGTGCTGCAAACGTTATGCACGATTGTCACGATTTCATTAGACACCGCGATCAAGTCTCAGCAACAACAGTCTTCAACGCTACAACCGCGATTTAGCGAATGGATGTTATCTGATCAATTAGTCTCAGTGTTAAAGCAGGCACGTTTTACGTTAGTCGGAACAGAGAAACCGCTCTCCCCTTCGATCGTCTATGGCTTTCTGAAAGTGGCTGAGATGTTAGAAACGCTCAATTGTACTTATGGAAAGTTGATGTATGGAGATGATTTTGTCTCTTTAGATGCGATTGTGCCAATGATTGATTCTTTGGACGAATTCAAACGATTGTGCGATCGTATGTTTCCGACTGCGCTACAAATTCAACTGAATCCCGATCGCAATGTGATTCAAATTTTGCTGAAAGTCTCGATCGTTGAATCTTCAGTGTTATCGGATCGAGAAATTGAAATTCTACGATTGTTAACGCAAGGATTTCGCGATCGAGACATTGCAGATCAATTAATCATTAGCGAAAGTACAGTTAAATTTCACCTTAATAATGTGATGAGCAAATTAAAGGCTCGAACGCGATATCAAGCGATTTATTCTGCGATCGTGCAGGGTTGGATTTAA
- a CDS encoding thioredoxin (similar to AA sequence:cyanobase_aa:LBDG_50400): MATKQQFNSFEELISGSQTPILVDFYATWCGPCQMMSGFLDLVKDSLQDQMKIVKIDVDKYPEIASQYDISALPTLVLFKEAKPVDRIEGVLRPQQLIDRVQPFL, encoded by the coding sequence ATGGCAACGAAACAGCAGTTTAACAGTTTTGAGGAACTGATTTCCGGCTCTCAAACGCCCATCCTTGTAGACTTCTACGCGACTTGGTGCGGTCCTTGCCAAATGATGTCTGGCTTTCTCGATCTGGTGAAGGATAGCCTCCAAGACCAGATGAAAATCGTTAAGATCGATGTAGACAAGTACCCGGAAATTGCTAGTCAATATGATATCTCGGCACTTCCGACTTTGGTACTGTTCAAAGAAGCGAAACCGGTCGATCGCATTGAAGGTGTCCTGAGACCGCAACAACTCATCGATCGGGTTCAGCCGTTTCTCTAA
- a CDS encoding hypothetical protein (protein of unknown function DUF490;~similar to AA sequence:cyanobase_aa:LBDG_50390) encodes MTQSPDPNNRPETPARRRLWLVLLGRVGVPIAILSALGLGVGIWYGSRFVQNDLAPLVEQNLSELLDRPVDLGQVEGFSLSSLRFGKSSIPATPNDRDRASVEGVEVNFNLLQLLLTRTLKLDITLLQPDVYLDQQKDGVWVKTQIKAQEQEGLIRTQLDRIRFRDANVELDAFPKPGQQRVPITLRQVTGAANFFDNNQRIAYDLDGESTKQGAIDIKGETLVKDGLNSNLNIRAKEFLVAEIDRLVKLPINLRQGRTNGNVNVQLRPNQRPVVKGTADFKDVTVQIPQLQPEFSRSSGNLQIDDTVITLDKVRSQLGKIPLTANGKIDTEKGYNLSANVRAVRVEDFFDTFQVDLPFDATGEATADIRVTGEAETPIITGRVRNTRTARVDRINLTQASTDFRFDTETLNLALSNIRATPQAGGTVVASGNIDLNAPQSIAINYQAQNVPGDAIAQLYNAGNLPVTIGRVNARGQIIGRLDQVQTIAQFQAPEATYPGTGEVVVTGGNTILRNAVFQVAGGTLTAQGRTIGQRWQGTVQASNVQASQFAPQVQGLINGNAEVAGSLTAPGLENVQARGQARLTNGNSFVNANFNAIAGRFQADTQIAGIALNQFSPQLRGDLSGNVRLAGALNAIRPDAIRADGQVRLSQGIALIDQPLTAQINWDGQRLNIPQATAQGFRANGAILADVSGTPRITGLDLAIQATGYDLNNLPIPRPPVTQLAGAVDLIGRITGTPDSPRVVSNVTVRGLSLNGVTFDPVLSGNLNLLPRGFNLNVQGAQDRIALDLEPSFRPRSLLVQRGEATLAGQTRGNIFQVAIRQFPIDGFVLPGVNLAQFGGVGGTLAGNLNIDLDRLRVLDGNATVQNLRIGTFRTDVATTAFVNRNNVFEFSDTTLTSGQSKYTLSGNVDLRAAPRFNGKITIAQGRIEDVLGGLQFFDLQDFTRGAQAPTYDRANALNPVPVGDPQASLLDQLRRFAEINTLLRLNNQAIAENRIPQTADVRGNFGGEITVSGSLSEGVQAEFDLRAQNVEYRPYQAQIRLVNGQLQPVNDRVLTAESVIALGSLNNGVVSLEPLRIQSGSSQINLTGQFGGETQFGQLTAQNLPIEQIDRFYPLPLDISGKLNSTVTISGTRTNPSVVGQVQVIDGFLDATPVETATGNFTYNNARLNFGSNIALATSPNEPVRIDGSIPYQLLPESVRPTSNEISLNLDVRNEGLSVLNVFVPQLAWRGGQGDVKLNISGTLLRPEVVGAINLNGATIEATALQAPLKNINGSIVFNRDRILVQGVQGQFDNGQVTAKGVLPILVAADADPNNPLVINLDRIRIDRRGLYQGGVSGNIAVTGTALAPEIGGQVQLANGQIQLPDTTAAGGTPTTPSTAPTAPTGIQPVVRFNNLRLVLGDRVQIVQAPLINFVAFGDLNVTGTIDAPRPEGTIRLRSGQVNLFTTQFVLERGYPQTAIFERDRGLDPVLNVRLIASVPEVTRSRIAAPGSSEFTDDSVAVANFGSLRTVRIQASVAGPASQLFQNLQLTSSPSRSRNEIVSLIGGGFVNTLGRGDSTLGIANLAGSALLTNIQGFIGNALGLSDFRLFPTLLDRGQQRGSTLGLAAEVGFDITGNLSASVLRVLTADQPTQFGIRYRFNENFLFRGSTNFSGDTQGIFEYEFRF; translated from the coding sequence ATGACTCAATCCCCCGATCCGAACAATCGTCCCGAAACTCCCGCTCGTCGTCGTTTGTGGCTTGTGCTGCTGGGTCGCGTCGGAGTGCCGATCGCAATTCTCAGTGCCTTAGGACTCGGTGTGGGCATCTGGTACGGGTCAAGATTCGTACAGAACGATCTCGCACCGCTGGTTGAACAAAATTTAAGTGAATTGCTCGATCGACCCGTGGATCTCGGACAGGTCGAAGGCTTCTCACTGTCGAGTTTGCGGTTTGGTAAAAGTTCGATTCCGGCAACTCCGAACGATCGCGATCGCGCTTCGGTTGAAGGGGTGGAAGTGAACTTTAACTTGTTACAATTGTTGCTCACTCGCACGTTGAAGCTCGATATCACTTTGTTGCAGCCAGATGTGTATCTCGATCAGCAAAAAGATGGGGTTTGGGTTAAAACGCAGATCAAAGCTCAGGAGCAAGAAGGACTGATTAGAACGCAACTCGATCGCATTCGATTTAGAGATGCCAATGTTGAACTTGATGCTTTTCCAAAACCAGGACAGCAAAGAGTTCCAATTACATTGCGGCAAGTTACAGGAGCAGCAAATTTCTTTGATAACAATCAACGGATTGCTTATGATCTCGATGGTGAATCGACCAAGCAAGGCGCGATCGACATTAAAGGTGAAACGCTTGTTAAAGACGGTCTGAACTCGAATCTGAACATTCGAGCAAAAGAATTTTTAGTCGCAGAAATCGATCGATTGGTGAAGCTGCCGATCAATCTCAGGCAAGGTCGAACGAATGGCAATGTGAATGTTCAACTCAGACCGAATCAACGTCCAGTGGTCAAAGGAACAGCCGATTTCAAAGATGTGACGGTTCAGATTCCGCAGCTACAGCCAGAATTCTCCAGGTCATCGGGGAACTTGCAGATTGATGATACGGTGATCACTCTGGATAAAGTGCGATCGCAGCTTGGTAAGATTCCGCTGACTGCAAATGGCAAGATTGATACTGAGAAGGGCTACAATCTATCCGCTAATGTCAGAGCCGTTCGGGTTGAAGACTTTTTTGATACGTTTCAAGTTGATCTTCCGTTTGATGCAACTGGAGAAGCAACCGCAGACATTCGAGTAACAGGGGAAGCAGAAACTCCAATTATCACAGGTCGAGTTCGGAACACGAGAACTGCTAGAGTCGATCGCATTAATTTGACTCAAGCGAGTACAGATTTTCGCTTTGATACAGAGACCTTAAATTTAGCCCTCTCGAACATTCGCGCTACTCCTCAAGCGGGTGGAACAGTGGTTGCAAGTGGCAACATAGATTTGAATGCGCCACAGTCGATCGCAATTAATTATCAAGCTCAGAATGTTCCGGGAGATGCGATCGCACAATTGTACAATGCTGGAAATTTACCCGTTACAATCGGGCGCGTGAATGCACGAGGACAGATCATTGGGCGATTAGATCAAGTGCAAACGATCGCTCAGTTCCAAGCTCCAGAAGCGACTTATCCGGGTACAGGTGAAGTGGTTGTCACAGGCGGCAATACGATTCTGCGAAATGCTGTGTTCCAAGTTGCAGGGGGAACGCTCACGGCTCAAGGCAGAACGATCGGGCAACGTTGGCAAGGAACCGTTCAAGCTTCTAATGTGCAAGCGAGTCAATTTGCGCCCCAAGTTCAAGGATTGATCAATGGAAATGCAGAAGTAGCAGGATCATTGACGGCACCAGGACTAGAGAATGTTCAGGCGCGAGGACAAGCGAGACTCACAAATGGAAATAGTTTTGTCAATGCGAACTTTAATGCGATCGCAGGACGTTTTCAAGCGGATACCCAAATCGCTGGCATTGCACTCAATCAATTCTCACCACAATTACGCGGTGATTTGAGTGGGAATGTTCGACTGGCGGGCGCGTTGAATGCAATCCGACCGGATGCGATTCGAGCCGATGGACAGGTGAGATTGTCGCAAGGAATTGCTCTGATTGATCAGCCTTTAACTGCACAGATCAATTGGGATGGTCAGCGCTTGAACATTCCACAAGCTACTGCACAAGGATTTCGAGCGAATGGCGCAATCTTAGCGGATGTAAGCGGAACACCCCGAATTACGGGACTTGATTTAGCCATTCAAGCCACTGGATATGATCTGAACAATCTGCCGATTCCTCGTCCTCCGGTGACTCAACTCGCTGGAGCAGTCGATCTGATCGGACGCATCACTGGAACGCCTGATAGTCCTAGAGTTGTCAGTAATGTCACTGTTCGCGGACTCTCCCTGAATGGGGTCACGTTCGATCCTGTTTTGAGCGGAAACTTAAATCTACTCCCGCGAGGCTTTAACCTGAATGTTCAAGGTGCTCAAGATCGGATTGCATTGGACTTAGAACCGAGCTTTAGACCTCGATCGCTGCTCGTTCAACGCGGCGAAGCAACCTTAGCTGGACAGACCAGAGGTAATATATTCCAGGTTGCGATCCGACAATTCCCGATCGATGGTTTTGTCCTTCCAGGTGTGAATCTCGCTCAATTTGGTGGAGTGGGTGGAACATTAGCAGGCAATCTGAATATTGATCTCGATCGCCTACGTGTGCTTGACGGAAATGCGACCGTACAAAATCTACGAATTGGAACGTTCCGAACGGATGTTGCTACGACCGCTTTTGTGAATCGGAACAATGTTTTTGAATTTAGCGATACAACCCTGACGAGCGGACAGAGCAAGTACACGCTTTCAGGCAATGTCGATCTGAGGGCTGCTCCGAGATTCAATGGCAAAATCACGATCGCACAAGGCAGAATCGAAGATGTACTGGGCGGTTTACAGTTCTTTGATCTGCAAGATTTTACTCGTGGCGCACAAGCTCCAACTTACGATCGCGCTAATGCACTCAATCCAGTTCCGGTCGGTGATCCACAAGCTTCTTTACTCGATCAACTGCGGCGATTTGCTGAGATCAATACGTTACTGCGATTAAACAATCAAGCGATCGCAGAAAATCGAATTCCTCAAACCGCAGATGTGCGCGGTAACTTTGGCGGTGAAATTACAGTCAGTGGCTCACTTTCAGAAGGGGTTCAAGCTGAGTTTGATTTGAGAGCGCAGAATGTTGAGTATCGTCCGTATCAAGCTCAGATTCGATTGGTGAATGGACAGTTGCAACCTGTGAACGATCGTGTTCTGACGGCTGAATCTGTGATTGCTTTGGGTAGCTTAAACAATGGTGTGGTCAGCTTAGAACCGCTGCGAATTCAATCTGGTAGCTCTCAGATTAACTTAACCGGACAGTTCGGTGGTGAGACACAATTCGGGCAGTTAACCGCTCAGAACTTACCGATCGAACAAATCGATCGCTTTTATCCGCTCCCACTCGACATTAGTGGCAAACTCAATTCAACGGTCACGATTAGCGGGACTCGCACGAATCCTTCTGTTGTGGGACAGGTTCAAGTGATTGATGGGTTCCTTGATGCGACCCCTGTTGAAACTGCCACAGGCAACTTTACTTACAACAATGCTCGGCTGAATTTTGGGAGCAATATTGCACTTGCCACCTCACCCAATGAACCTGTCCGAATCGATGGCAGTATTCCGTATCAACTGTTGCCAGAAAGTGTTCGACCGACAAGCAATGAAATTAGTCTCAATCTTGATGTGAGAAATGAAGGACTCTCTGTGCTGAATGTGTTTGTGCCACAACTTGCTTGGCGCGGCGGGCAAGGTGATGTGAAGCTCAATATTTCAGGAACTTTGTTACGTCCAGAAGTGGTAGGTGCAATCAATTTGAATGGTGCGACGATCGAAGCTACTGCACTCCAAGCTCCGTTAAAGAATATCAATGGCTCGATCGTGTTTAACCGCGATCGCATTCTCGTTCAAGGGGTCCAAGGACAGTTCGACAACGGACAAGTCACCGCCAAAGGAGTATTACCGATCCTTGTCGCGGCAGATGCTGATCCGAACAATCCGTTGGTGATTAATCTCGATCGCATCCGCATCGATCGAAGAGGACTGTATCAAGGGGGTGTCAGCGGAAACATTGCGGTGACTGGAACCGCGCTGGCTCCCGAAATTGGCGGACAGGTTCAACTCGCAAACGGACAGATTCAACTTCCAGACACCACAGCCGCAGGCGGAACTCCAACGACACCCAGCACTGCGCCAACTGCACCAACTGGAATTCAGCCTGTGGTGAGATTTAACAATTTAAGGCTCGTGTTGGGCGATCGAGTTCAGATTGTTCAAGCGCCGCTGATTAACTTTGTCGCTTTTGGTGATTTAAACGTAACCGGAACGATCGATGCGCCGAGACCCGAAGGCACGATTCGCCTTAGAAGTGGACAAGTTAACTTATTTACGACTCAGTTCGTGTTAGAGCGAGGCTATCCGCAGACCGCAATTTTTGAGCGCGATCGAGGTCTTGATCCGGTGCTGAATGTCCGTCTGATTGCATCGGTTCCAGAAGTCACTCGCAGTCGAATCGCGGCTCCTGGAAGTTCAGAGTTTACGGATGATTCTGTTGCGGTTGCAAATTTCGGCTCACTCCGAACGGTACGAATTCAAGCTAGTGTCGCCGGACCTGCCAGCCAATTGTTCCAGAACTTACAACTCACAAGCAGTCCGAGCCGCAGTCGCAATGAGATTGTTTCTTTGATCGGTGGCGGATTTGTGAATACTTTAGGACGGGGCGATAGTACGTTAGGAATTGCAAACCTAGCAGGATCAGCGCTGTTGACGAACATTCAGGGCTTTATTGGAAATGCACTGGGTCTGAGCGATTTTCGATTATTTCCAACCTTGCTCGATCGAGGTCAACAGCGCGGATCGACGCTTGGACTTGCTGCTGAAGTTGGATTCGATATCACAGGTAACTTATCAGCATCGGTGTTACGAGTGTTAACGGCGGATCAGCCAACTCAGTTCGGGATTCGCTATCGATTTAACGAAAACTTCCTGTTCCGTGGCTCAACCAACTTCTCTGGCGATACTCAAGGGATCTTCGAGTACGAGTTCAGATTTTAG
- a CDS encoding hypothetical protein Npun_AF174 (similar to AA sequence:cyanobase_aa:LBDG_01840), with translation MIHLIQQRATPQQIEEMLAGAGLYIKLAVDIKREILAGGGILHADCERVLLENGSVQTNIWGANWYAINASLDYESLINIRPKQGNRSMNIQDPSICDRILEITHRLLGES, from the coding sequence ATGATTCACCTGATTCAACAACGAGCTACCCCACAGCAAATCGAAGAGATGTTGGCAGGAGCAGGGCTATACATTAAGCTGGCAGTAGACATCAAACGCGAGATTTTAGCAGGAGGCGGAATTCTTCATGCAGATTGTGAGCGAGTCTTACTAGAAAATGGCAGTGTTCAAACAAACATCTGGGGTGCAAACTGGTACGCGATCAATGCCAGCTTAGACTACGAATCATTGATTAACATTCGTCCAAAGCAGGGAAATCGCTCAATGAACATCCAAGACCCCTCGATTTGCGATCGTATTTTAGAAATCACACACCGATTGTTAGGAGAAAGCTGA
- a CDS encoding unknown protein (similar to AA sequence:cyanobase_aa:all7355), producing MAVVDWEALRQRYQEADISTRLGALASNLSRIHSLTLRREQSEVVVHLIRESQFLIEWTAPNLEIEFAAELVELQRLLGSWYYHWNMVWTTSVHRDQIVEQTQHWAEKVLERSFIL from the coding sequence ATGGCTGTTGTCGATTGGGAAGCACTCAGACAGCGATATCAAGAGGCAGATATTTCAACCCGATTAGGTGCACTAGCTTCTAACCTGTCGCGCATTCACTCGTTAACGCTGCGGCGAGAGCAATCTGAAGTCGTTGTTCATCTCATTCGTGAGAGTCAGTTCTTAATTGAATGGACTGCTCCTAATTTAGAGATTGAGTTTGCGGCGGAATTAGTTGAACTGCAACGGCTTTTAGGAAGTTGGTATTATCACTGGAATATGGTTTGGACAACTTCAGTTCATCGAGATCAAATCGTTGAGCAAACACAGCATTGGGCAGAGAAGGTATTAGAGCGATCGTTTATCTTGTGA
- a CDS encoding thiamine pyrophosphate enzyme (similar to AA sequence:cyanobase_aa:LBDG_33910), whose product MNTAELLVRCLEAEGVEYIFGLPGEENLHVLEALQGSSIQFITTRHEQGAAFMADVYGRLTGRAGVCLSTLGPGATNLMTGVADANLDRAPLVAITGQVGTDRMHIESHQYLDLVAMFAPVTKWNAQIVRPSNTAEIVRKAFKIAQTEKPGAVHIDLPENIAAMPVEGKPLICDNIEKSFASFRSIEKAAAAINDAENPLILVGNGAIRGDASEMLTKFATRLNIPVANTFMGKGVIPYPHPLALWAVGLQQRDYISCGFDQADLVIAIGYDLIEYSPKKWNPDGKIPVIHIGSTPAEVDSSYMPIAEVVGEISDSLQEILYRCDRDGKPDPHVLNLRAEIRSDYSQYANDEGFPIKPQKLIYDLRQVMGADDIVISDVGAHKMWMARHYHCHRPNTCIISNGFAAMGIAIPGAIAAKLVHPDRKIVAVTGDGGFMMNCQELETALRVGTAFVTIIFNDGGYGLIEWKQENHFGHSSFIKFGNPDFVKFAESMGLKGYRVQSVAELIPTLKEALDQDVPAVIDCPVDYRENLRFTQRAGDLSCAI is encoded by the coding sequence ATGAATACCGCAGAACTATTAGTCCGATGTTTGGAAGCTGAAGGTGTGGAATACATTTTTGGTCTACCTGGAGAAGAAAACCTGCACGTTTTAGAAGCTCTACAAGGTTCATCAATTCAATTCATCACCACTCGACACGAACAAGGTGCAGCATTCATGGCAGATGTCTATGGACGACTCACCGGAAGAGCCGGAGTGTGTTTATCCACATTAGGTCCAGGTGCAACGAATTTGATGACCGGAGTGGCAGATGCCAACCTCGATCGTGCTCCATTAGTCGCAATCACCGGACAAGTCGGAACCGATCGAATGCACATCGAATCGCATCAATATCTTGATCTCGTTGCGATGTTCGCACCTGTGACCAAGTGGAATGCTCAGATCGTGCGACCGAGTAACACCGCAGAGATTGTTCGCAAAGCGTTCAAGATTGCTCAAACTGAAAAGCCTGGAGCCGTTCATATTGATCTTCCTGAAAACATTGCAGCTATGCCCGTCGAAGGTAAACCTTTAATTTGTGACAACATTGAAAAATCCTTTGCTTCCTTTCGCAGTATCGAGAAAGCTGCCGCTGCGATCAATGATGCCGAAAATCCCTTGATCTTGGTTGGAAATGGCGCAATTCGTGGTGATGCAAGTGAGATGTTAACTAAGTTCGCGACTCGATTAAATATTCCCGTTGCGAATACGTTTATGGGTAAAGGGGTGATTCCTTATCCGCATCCCTTAGCACTGTGGGCAGTTGGACTACAGCAACGAGACTATATTAGCTGTGGATTTGATCAAGCTGATTTAGTGATTGCGATCGGGTATGACTTGATCGAATACTCCCCGAAGAAATGGAATCCAGACGGCAAAATTCCAGTCATTCACATTGGCAGTACACCCGCTGAAGTCGATAGTAGCTATATGCCGATCGCAGAAGTCGTCGGTGAAATTTCCGACTCACTTCAAGAGATTTTGTATCGCTGCGATCGAGATGGCAAGCCTGATCCTCATGTTCTCAATTTGCGGGCTGAAATTCGCAGTGACTATTCCCAATATGCGAACGATGAAGGTTTCCCGATCAAGCCTCAGAAGCTGATCTACGACTTACGGCAAGTGATGGGAGCCGATGACATTGTGATCTCTGATGTCGGTGCTCATAAGATGTGGATGGCTCGACACTACCACTGTCATCGTCCGAATACTTGCATCATTTCCAACGGATTTGCAGCGATGGGGATTGCAATTCCGGGTGCGATCGCAGCAAAATTGGTACATCCCGATCGTAAGATTGTTGCGGTTACGGGGGATGGTGGCTTCATGATGAACTGTCAGGAGCTAGAAACCGCGCTGAGAGTCGGAACTGCTTTTGTGACGATCATCTTTAATGATGGTGGCTACGGCTTGATCGAGTGGAAGCAAGAGAACCATTTTGGACATTCTTCGTTTATCAAGTTTGGCAATCCTGATTTCGTCAAATTTGCGGAAAGCATGGGCTTAAAGGGCTACCGAGTCCAATCGGTTGCTGAACTGATTCCAACGTTGAAAGAAGCACTCGATCAAGATGTTCCAGCCGTGATTGATTGTCCAGTAGACTATCGGGAGAATTTGCGCTTTACCCAAAGAGCAGGCGACTTGAGTTGTGCGATTTAG